The following coding sequences are from one Capsicum annuum cultivar UCD-10X-F1 chromosome 3, UCD10Xv1.1, whole genome shotgun sequence window:
- the LOC107862389 gene encoding 1-deoxy-D-xylulose 5-phosphate reductoisomerase, chloroplastic translates to MALNMLSPAEFKTLSFLDTSKSSYNINHLKYPGGLPIRRKECSGTSAKRVQCSAQPPPPPPPPAWPGRAVAEPGRQSWEGPKPISIVGSTGSIGTQTLDIVAENPDKFRVVALAAGSNVTLLADQVKTFRPKLVAVRNESLVQELKDAIADMEVKPEIIPGEQGVIEVARHPDAVTVVTGIVGCAGLKPTVAAIEAGKDIALANKETLIAGGPFVLPLAHKHKVKILPADSEHSAIFQCIQGLPEGALRRIILTASGGAFRDLPVEKLKEVKVADALKHPNWNMGKKITVDSATLFNKGLEVIEAHYLFGAEYDNIEIVIHPQSIIHSMVETQDSSVLAQLGWPDMRLPILYTLSWPERIYCSEITWPRLDLCKLGSLTFKAPDNVKYPSMDLAYSAGRAGGTMTGVMSAANEKAVELFISERISYLDIFKIVELTCTKHREELVSSPSLEEIIHYDLWARDYAASLETSSGLSPALV, encoded by the exons ATGGCCCTCAATATGCTTTCCCCTGCTGAATTTAAGACCCTCTCTTTCTTGGACACCTCCAAGTCCAGCTACAATATTAACCATCTCAAATATCCAG GTGGATTACCTATCAGAAGAAAGGAGTGCAGTGGGACATCTGCCAAGAGGGTTCAGTGTTCAGCacagccaccaccaccaccaccacctcctgCCTGGCCTGGAAGGGCTGTTGCTGAGCCAGGCCGGCAGAGTTGGGAGGGTCCAAAGCCTATCTCAATTGTTGGGTCGACTGGCTCTATAGGAACTCAG ACGTTGGATATAGTTGCTGAGAATCCGGATAAGTTTAGAGTTGTTGCACTTGCTGCTGGTTCAAATGTAACTCTTCTTGCTGATCAG GTCAAAACATTCAGACCAAAACTAGTTGCTGTTAGAAATGAATCATTGGTTCAGGAACTCAAAGATGCTATTGCTGATATGGAAGTCAAGCCTGAGATTATACCTGGGGAGCAGGGTGTCATCGAG GTTGCCCGCCATCCTGATGCTGTCACTGTAGTTACAGGAATAGTTGGCTGCGCTGGTTTAAAG CCTACGGTAGCTGCCATAGAAGCAGGAAAGGATATTGCCTTGGCCAATAAAGAGACTTTAATTGCTGGTGGTCCATTTGTCCTTCCTCTTGCACACAAGCATAAAGTGAAGATTCTTCCTGCAGATTCAGAACATTCAGCTATATTCCAG TGCATACAAGGCTTGCCAGAGGGTGCCCTTAGGCGCATTATATTAACTGCATCTGGAGGGGCTTTCAG GGACTTGCCagttgagaagttgaaagaagtTAAAGTAGCCGATGCTTTGAAGCATCCCAATTGGAACATGGGAAAAAAGATTACTGTTGATTCTGCCACCTTATTCAATAAG GGTCTTGAAGTTATTGAAGCTCACTACCTTTTTGGAGCTGAGTATGACAACATTGAAATTGTCATCCATCCCCAATCCATCATACATTCGATGGTGGAAACACAG GATTCATCAGTATTAGCACAACTGGGATGGCCGGATATGCGTTTGCCCATCCTTTATACTTTATCCTGGCCCGAGAGAATTTATTGTTCGGAGATTACATGGCCTCGCCTTGATCTTTGCAA GCTCGGATCATTGACATTTAAAGCCCCTGATAATGTAAAATATCCATCCATGGATCTTGCATACTCTGCTGGGCGCGCCGGAGGAACCATGACTGGAGTTATGAGTGCAGCAAATGAGAAGGCAGTGGAATTATTTATTAGTGAGAG AATTAGCTACTTAGACATTTTCAAGATTGTGGAGCTAACATGCACAAAGCATCGGGAGGAGTTGGTGTCTTCTCCATCGCTGGAGGAAATAATACATTATGATTTGTGGGCTCGAGACTATGCTGCCAGTTTGGAAACATCATCTGGTTTAAGTCCAGCTCTTGTATAG